A genome region from Ferrimicrobium acidiphilum DSM 19497 includes the following:
- a CDS encoding transposase: MTGESEPLSSRPPSFIRLSKTIRTHREGILASIRLGVSNGRVEGLNTKARSIIARSYRFHSAKATLALVCKLLGPIDLK, from the coding sequence ATCACTGGTGAAAGCGAGCCTCTGAGTTCAAGACCACCGAGTTTCATCCGACTCTCAAAGACCATCCGTACTCATAGAGAAGGTATCCTCGCCTCCATCAGACTTGGGGTATCCAACGGGAGGGTCGAGGGACTTAACACCAAGGCTCGCTCCATCATTGCCCGCTCGTATAGGTTTCACTCCGCCAAGGCTACCCTGGCCCTGGTGTGCAAGCTTCTCGGACCCATTGACCTAAAGTGA